From a region of the Lentilactobacillus curieae genome:
- a CDS encoding iron-sulfur cluster biosynthesis family protein, with protein sequence MKLTITDSAQSKINQVADEDTRLLLSFDDGVGPFSKWGICSLETAFDVIAVDKDALTPDYEKSLSTNHGEWAYKGYSKNYLDDDMKLDVVNNNLVLSGESGILDSAVTLKRVSA encoded by the coding sequence ATGAAATTAACAATCACAGACTCCGCACAATCAAAAATTAACCAGGTAGCTGACGAGGACACTCGCTTACTGTTAAGCTTTGATGATGGTGTGGGACCATTTTCAAAATGGGGTATTTGCTCACTAGAAACTGCCTTTGATGTAATTGCTGTTGATAAAGATGCGTTAACGCCTGATTATGAAAAGTCACTCTCTACAAATCATGGAGAGTGGGCATATAAGGGTTATTCAAAGAATTATTTAGATGATGATATGAAGCTTGATGTAGTAAACAATAATCTAGTGTTATCCGGCGAAAGCGGAATCTTGGATAGCGCTGTTACTTTAAAGCGCGTGTCAGCATAA
- a CDS encoding RluA family pseudouridine synthase — protein sequence MKTQWHYNLIIPKSFPQTTLKEVLSNYYGLPKHLLYSVRKAERVTVNGNYLPVSFAVKGGDSIQLEFIPEDFESAFPTVLVDKSYQPQILYETDDVIVVNKRRGDKTHPNQPGENGATINQLAGYLDATGIVPYMIHRLDQETSGAIIFGKNPAVVPSLVDDIRHKVTERTYLAWVHGTFDSDHGTINSPIGKDPEDKRKRKVSTIDGQNAITHYQVCDSRNGYSLIQIKLETGRTHQIRVHMQSIGHPLVGDPLYSDDSFTHMLLHSQTIRFKLPFYRNWVSVEAPVPADFKSFINVQDK from the coding sequence ATGAAAACACAGTGGCATTACAATTTAATCATTCCTAAAAGTTTCCCCCAAACTACACTAAAGGAAGTTCTTAGTAATTATTATGGATTGCCAAAGCACCTTCTATACAGCGTTCGAAAAGCCGAACGGGTAACCGTAAACGGCAACTATCTCCCTGTGAGCTTTGCAGTTAAGGGTGGTGATTCCATCCAGCTAGAATTTATCCCCGAGGACTTTGAATCAGCATTTCCAACAGTCCTGGTCGATAAATCATATCAACCACAGATTCTATACGAAACTGATGATGTGATTGTGGTCAACAAACGTCGTGGGGACAAAACCCATCCAAACCAACCCGGAGAAAATGGGGCAACAATCAACCAGCTCGCTGGTTATCTTGATGCTACCGGAATAGTTCCTTATATGATCCATAGACTTGATCAGGAAACTAGTGGGGCAATTATTTTTGGCAAGAATCCTGCAGTAGTCCCAAGTCTAGTCGATGATATCCGCCATAAGGTCACTGAAAGAACTTACTTAGCTTGGGTTCATGGAACATTCGATAGTGATCACGGAACAATTAACTCCCCCATTGGAAAGGATCCTGAAGATAAACGTAAGCGGAAAGTCTCTACCATAGATGGCCAAAACGCAATCACCCATTATCAAGTTTGCGATTCAAGAAACGGATATTCCCTCATACAAATCAAATTAGAAACTGGCAGAACTCACCAAATTAGGGTTCACATGCAATCTATTGGCCACCCACTTGTTGGCGACCCACTTTACTCTGACGATTCATTTACCCACATGTTGCTCCATTCGCAAACCATCCGCTTTAAGTTACCGTTTTATCGCAATTGGGTTTCCGTTGAGGCACCCGTACCCGCAGATTTCAAATCTTTTATTAATGTTCAGGATAAATGA
- a CDS encoding malolactic enzyme, translated as MNARDILNNPFLNKGTGFTKAERDELGLNGLVPPRVQTIDEQAAETYQLLETKQSDLEKRFFLMNVFNENRTLFFKVFSQHIEELMPIVYDPTIADTIENYSHWYVRPQGAVFLSIDEPDNIETALKNGANGRDIRLIVVSDSEGILGIGDWGVQGVDISVGKLMVYTAAAGIDPSQVLPVVIDDGTNRQSLLDDPLYLGNRHKRVRGKQYDDFIDKFVNTVETLFPKVYLHWEDFGRGNAANILNRYKDKITTFNDDIQGTGIIVLSGILGALQISGQKLTDQKYVSFGAGTAGAGIVKRIYDEMILQGLTPDEAKQHFYLVDKQGLLFADDETLTPEQKPFARACNEFANAEELTDLESVIKTVQPTILVGTSTVSGAFTESVVSEMAAHTERPIIFPISNPTKLMEASADDVLRWSDGRALVATGIPSQPVEYKGVTYDIGQANNALVYPGLALGTIAAEASVLSDSMISAAAHSLGGIVDTDKPGAAVLPPVSKLDEFSRTVAVAVAKAAIKDGVSNHSEDEVENLVNSMKWTPEY; from the coding sequence ATGAATGCACGGGATATTCTAAATAATCCTTTTTTAAATAAGGGAACTGGCTTTACGAAAGCTGAACGAGATGAGCTTGGACTTAATGGCCTCGTTCCCCCTAGAGTTCAGACGATTGACGAACAAGCAGCAGAGACTTATCAACTGCTAGAAACTAAGCAAAGTGATTTGGAAAAGCGATTCTTTTTAATGAACGTTTTTAACGAAAATCGGACGCTGTTTTTCAAAGTGTTTAGTCAACATATAGAAGAGTTAATGCCGATTGTTTATGATCCAACGATTGCTGATACCATTGAAAATTACAGTCATTGGTACGTTCGCCCTCAGGGTGCAGTATTCTTATCAATCGACGAACCGGATAATATTGAGACCGCCTTGAAGAATGGGGCGAATGGTCGGGATATTCGACTAATTGTCGTTAGTGATTCTGAAGGGATTTTAGGAATTGGTGATTGGGGTGTCCAGGGAGTTGATATTTCTGTGGGTAAGCTAATGGTTTATACCGCAGCTGCCGGAATTGACCCTAGTCAAGTTTTGCCAGTTGTAATCGATGACGGGACTAACCGTCAAAGTCTGTTGGATGATCCGCTGTATTTAGGTAACCGTCATAAACGGGTTCGCGGCAAACAATATGATGATTTTATTGATAAATTTGTTAATACGGTGGAAACGTTATTTCCAAAGGTTTACCTTCATTGGGAGGACTTTGGTAGGGGAAATGCTGCCAATATTTTAAATCGTTACAAGGATAAAATTACCACATTTAATGATGATATTCAGGGAACAGGAATTATTGTGTTATCCGGAATTCTGGGTGCATTGCAAATCTCTGGTCAAAAATTAACTGACCAAAAGTACGTTTCCTTTGGAGCCGGAACCGCTGGAGCTGGAATCGTGAAGCGCATTTACGATGAAATGATCTTACAAGGATTAACTCCGGATGAAGCAAAACAACATTTTTATTTGGTTGATAAGCAGGGATTGTTGTTTGCGGATGATGAAACTTTGACACCAGAGCAAAAACCATTTGCCCGTGCTTGCAATGAGTTTGCTAATGCTGAAGAACTGACTGATTTAGAATCTGTAATTAAGACAGTTCAGCCAACAATTTTGGTGGGAACATCAACAGTTTCTGGGGCATTCACTGAAAGTGTAGTTTCAGAAATGGCTGCCCATACTGAGAGGCCAATAATCTTTCCAATTTCAAACCCAACTAAATTAATGGAAGCAAGTGCTGATGATGTGCTTCGATGGTCTGATGGTAGGGCCTTAGTGGCAACTGGAATACCTAGTCAACCAGTTGAGTATAAAGGAGTCACTTATGACATTGGCCAGGCCAATAACGCATTAGTTTATCCGGGATTGGCGCTAGGAACAATTGCAGCGGAAGCAAGTGTGTTGTCTGATTCAATGATCAGTGCGGCCGCACATTCATTGGGCGGAATCGTGGATACTGACAAACCTGGGGCAGCAGTCTTGCCACCAGTTTCAAAATTGGATGAGTTTTCTCGAACCGTTGCTGTTGCTGTTGCGAAGGCAGCAATTAAAGACGGGGTAAGTAATCACAGTGAAGATGAGGTAGAAAACTTAGTCAATTCAATGAAGTGGACACCTGAATATTAG
- a CDS encoding OsmC family protein → MAVEGSLYHTEIVNERGLTGQSYVRGDEGLSLGVSSSLVKSPGTNPEQFIGFALSTCFNATIGIVEEQHKLKHDSVIHTGVDIVKDTKGYKFIVRCQIMFHEIDNSQGQQMVNEALDQCPVAKLLKDHDNVTFEVVDKFDF, encoded by the coding sequence ATGGCTGTTGAAGGATCACTTTACCACACAGAAATTGTTAACGAACGTGGATTAACCGGTCAAAGTTATGTCCGCGGTGATGAAGGCCTTTCACTAGGAGTAAGTAGCTCACTAGTTAAGAGTCCTGGAACTAACCCGGAACAGTTTATTGGTTTCGCGCTTAGCACCTGTTTTAACGCCACAATTGGAATTGTCGAAGAGCAACATAAATTAAAGCACGACAGTGTCATCCACACTGGTGTGGATATTGTTAAGGACACTAAGGGGTATAAATTTATTGTTCGCTGCCAAATCATGTTCCATGAAATTGATAATTCTCAGGGGCAACAGATGGTAAATGAAGCGTTAGATCAGTGTCCAGTTGCAAAACTACTTAAGGATCACGATAACGTTACTTTTGAAGTGGTAGATAAATTTGATTTTTAA
- a CDS encoding lipoate--protein ligase, whose product MYFHIMKSDDIRLNLATETYLMNEKKFDEPLLLFYIEGPCIIVGRNQNTLEEINKQYVDDNGIVVTRRTSGGGAVYQDLGNLCFSFVVDSDSEEFGDFKSFVQPVVDALHRMGATTAEVSGRNDILVDGKKFSGNAMYTKNGKTFSHGTLMLDVDLTVLPKALTVPEDKIKSKGIKSVSSRVTNLRPYLSSEYQDMTTPQFRDELLKELFHVDNLDEIKDREYKLTPEDEAGIDKINSEIFDNWDWVYGNSPEFTVKKRQHFTSGTIDARFIVDDGKVTTAKFYGDFFGPKDASELASKLEGVRFEREEVAKVLDAVDVNQYFTGITKDDLLGLLF is encoded by the coding sequence ATGTATTTTCACATAATGAAATCAGACGATATTCGACTTAATTTGGCAACTGAAACCTATTTGATGAACGAAAAGAAATTTGACGAACCATTATTGTTATTCTACATTGAAGGACCATGTATTATTGTGGGCCGGAATCAAAACACATTGGAAGAGATCAACAAACAATACGTAGATGACAACGGTATTGTTGTCACGAGAAGAACTTCTGGTGGGGGAGCAGTTTACCAAGATTTAGGTAACCTGTGCTTTAGTTTCGTTGTGGACAGCGATAGTGAAGAATTTGGTGACTTCAAGTCATTTGTTCAACCTGTTGTTGATGCGCTGCACAGAATGGGGGCAACGACTGCGGAAGTTTCTGGACGCAATGACATTTTAGTAGATGGTAAGAAGTTCTCCGGAAACGCGATGTACACTAAAAATGGTAAGACTTTCTCACATGGTACTTTGATGCTTGATGTTGATTTAACAGTGTTACCAAAGGCACTAACTGTTCCTGAAGATAAGATCAAGTCTAAGGGAATCAAGTCAGTTAGCTCGCGGGTAACTAACCTCCGGCCGTACTTATCATCCGAGTACCAAGACATGACTACTCCACAATTTAGAGATGAATTGTTAAAGGAATTATTCCATGTTGATAACCTTGATGAAATCAAAGATCGTGAGTATAAATTAACCCCTGAGGATGAAGCTGGAATTGACAAAATCAATTCAGAAATCTTCGACAACTGGGATTGGGTTTATGGAAATTCACCAGAATTTACCGTTAAGAAACGTCAGCACTTTACAAGTGGTACTATAGATGCAAGATTTATCGTTGACGATGGTAAGGTGACTACCGCTAAATTCTACGGTGACTTCTTTGGACCTAAGGATGCTTCAGAATTGGCAAGCAAGCTTGAAGGCGTTCGTTTTGAACGCGAAGAGGTTGCTAAAGTTCTTGACGCTGTTGACGTTAATCAGTACTTTACTGGAATTACAAAGGACGACTTACTTGGTTTGCTTTTCTAA
- a CDS encoding APC family permease, which translates to MSLGSRIFRKEKIDRYLETDKKFGKTMTAVDLISLGIGAVIGTGIFILPGTVAATKAGPAIILSFILAAIVCSTAAMCYAEFASALPVAGSAYSYGNLVFGEVIGWVLGWALILEYVLAVAAVSSAWGAYLKSFLAGFHLNIPAAIVGPFDPAKGTYGNWIAVLVVIAISLMLNHGVHSSVRINNFIVLVKIAIIILFIVVGAFFVKPSHWQPFYAFGGSGVLHGAAAVFFAYLGFDAVSSSAAEVKNPRKNMPIGIIGTLVIATILYVGVSIVLTGMVSYTKLNVADPVAFAMNLVNQNWTAGIISLGALAGMFTMMVTMIYSSSRLIYSIGRDGLLPKFLGKLDKKGTPKNSMITITIVIAFMGGFVPLDQLTNLVNIGTLIAFLFVSIGIIPLRKNKDIDNSKGFQVPFYPVLPIISALLCVLMLTQLQAETWIASAVWFAFGLILYFSYGVKHSRLNTQE; encoded by the coding sequence ATGTCATTAGGCTCAAGGATTTTCCGAAAGGAAAAAATTGATCGGTATCTAGAAACGGATAAGAAGTTTGGCAAAACCATGACGGCAGTCGACCTGATTTCACTTGGAATTGGTGCGGTTATCGGAACTGGTATTTTCATCCTTCCAGGAACTGTTGCCGCAACTAAAGCTGGTCCAGCAATTATTTTATCATTTATTTTAGCAGCAATTGTCTGTTCAACTGCAGCGATGTGTTACGCAGAGTTTGCTTCTGCATTACCAGTTGCGGGTAGTGCGTACTCATACGGAAATTTGGTTTTCGGTGAGGTTATTGGTTGGGTGCTAGGTTGGGCCCTGATTTTGGAATATGTACTTGCGGTAGCTGCCGTGTCGAGTGCCTGGGGAGCCTACCTTAAATCATTCTTAGCAGGGTTCCACTTGAATATTCCTGCAGCAATCGTCGGTCCGTTTGATCCAGCAAAGGGAACTTACGGAAACTGGATTGCGGTTTTGGTTGTAATTGCTATTTCATTGATGTTGAACCATGGTGTTCATTCATCAGTACGAATCAATAACTTTATTGTTTTAGTTAAGATTGCCATCATTATCTTATTCATCGTAGTTGGGGCTTTCTTCGTAAAGCCAAGTCACTGGCAACCATTCTATGCATTTGGTGGTAGTGGTGTTCTGCATGGTGCCGCAGCGGTGTTCTTTGCTTACCTTGGGTTTGATGCGGTTTCTAGCTCGGCTGCCGAAGTTAAAAATCCCCGAAAGAATATGCCAATTGGAATTATCGGAACGTTAGTGATTGCAACAATCCTTTATGTTGGGGTTTCGATTGTCCTTACAGGAATGGTTTCCTATACTAAGTTGAACGTTGCTGATCCAGTGGCGTTTGCTATGAACTTGGTTAACCAAAACTGGACCGCCGGAATTATTTCACTAGGTGCCTTAGCAGGAATGTTCACCATGATGGTTACGATGATCTATAGTTCATCACGATTGATTTACTCAATTGGTCGTGACGGATTATTGCCTAAGTTTTTAGGAAAACTCGACAAGAAGGGAACTCCTAAGAACAGTATGATTACAATTACCATCGTGATTGCATTCATGGGTGGGTTTGTACCGCTAGACCAATTAACTAACTTAGTTAATATTGGAACGTTGATTGCATTCTTATTTGTTTCAATTGGAATTATTCCATTAAGAAAGAATAAGGACATCGATAACTCTAAAGGGTTCCAAGTTCCATTTTACCCAGTGCTACCAATCATTTCCGCATTGCTTTGTGTATTGATGTTGACGCAATTGCAAGCTGAAACTTGGATTGCTTCTGCTGTTTGGTTTGCTTTTGGCCTAATTCTTTACTTTAGTTACGGAGTTAAGCACAGCAGGTTAAACACTCAAGAGTAG
- the yjeM gene encoding glutamate/gamma-aminobutyrate family transporter YjeM: MAQSKQIKTVSLILMIFSTIYGFANTTVAFDQMGYASIIWYVLAAILFFLPSGLMFAEYGSAFKEAKGGIYSWLAGSIGEEWAFIGTFIWLSSWVIWMMSTASKVWIPFSTFLFGSDKTQTWSFLGLNATETIGILGILWILVVTLFAVHGIDSISKVASVGGVFVMILTGVFAVLSLLALALNGGHLAEPITGVASFIKSPNPEFHSNSAILSFFVYAVFAYAGSESMGGITDKLDKPEKTFPKGIIVSTIVITFTYSISIFLWGITTNWDKVLSSKGTNLGNITYVLMNNLGVYIGQSLHLSAQTANLLGTSLARFAGLSMFMAYMGSFFVLIYSPLKSFILGSNKEFWPARMTKLNKAGMPAFSMWLQAAIVCVFIFFVSFGGSGAKQFYTILTDMGNISTSFPYLFLIGAFPFFKRRTDLERPFVFFKNKFVTNSIVAVVLVVLVGGIGFSAIQPFLEGDVQTGFWTIGGPIIFGLIAWLFLVQAHHRQTR, encoded by the coding sequence ATGGCACAGTCGAAACAAATCAAAACCGTTAGTTTAATACTAATGATTTTTAGTACAATTTATGGTTTTGCAAACACTACCGTTGCGTTTGATCAAATGGGTTACGCAAGTATCATCTGGTATGTGCTTGCTGCAATTTTGTTCTTTCTACCTAGTGGACTGATGTTTGCTGAGTATGGATCAGCTTTCAAAGAAGCCAAAGGTGGAATTTACTCTTGGTTAGCTGGATCCATTGGGGAAGAATGGGCATTCATTGGAACGTTCATCTGGCTATCATCCTGGGTAATCTGGATGATGTCTACTGCTTCAAAAGTATGGATTCCGTTTTCAACTTTCCTTTTTGGAAGCGATAAAACCCAAACTTGGAGTTTTCTAGGTCTAAACGCGACTGAGACTATCGGAATTTTAGGAATTCTCTGGATCCTAGTAGTCACACTATTTGCGGTTCATGGAATTGATTCAATTTCTAAAGTTGCATCTGTTGGTGGCGTTTTTGTGATGATCTTGACGGGAGTTTTTGCCGTCCTTAGTTTACTTGCACTAGCATTAAACGGTGGCCACTTAGCTGAACCAATTACTGGTGTAGCTAGCTTCATCAAGTCGCCTAACCCTGAATTTCATTCAAACTCAGCCATCCTAAGCTTTTTCGTTTACGCCGTTTTTGCGTACGCCGGAAGTGAATCAATGGGTGGAATCACCGACAAACTAGATAAACCCGAAAAAACATTTCCAAAGGGAATAATCGTCTCAACAATTGTAATTACGTTTACCTATTCAATCTCCATCTTCTTGTGGGGAATCACAACAAACTGGGATAAGGTTTTGAGTAGTAAGGGAACTAACTTGGGAAACATCACTTACGTCCTTATGAATAACCTTGGGGTATATATCGGCCAAAGTCTGCACCTGTCAGCACAAACCGCAAACCTCCTTGGAACAAGTCTGGCTAGGTTCGCTGGCCTTAGCATGTTCATGGCGTATATGGGGTCATTTTTCGTACTTATTTATTCCCCTCTAAAATCATTTATCCTTGGTTCAAATAAAGAATTTTGGCCTGCCCGGATGACTAAGCTCAATAAGGCAGGAATGCCAGCATTCTCGATGTGGTTACAAGCTGCAATCGTCTGCGTCTTTATATTCTTCGTTTCATTTGGTGGATCAGGTGCCAAGCAGTTTTACACTATCCTGACCGACATGGGGAATATCTCCACCTCATTCCCTTACCTGTTCTTGATTGGTGCGTTTCCATTCTTTAAGAGAAGAACTGACTTGGAACGCCCATTCGTCTTCTTTAAAAATAAATTTGTAACTAACTCAATCGTTGCCGTTGTATTGGTCGTTTTGGTCGGCGGAATTGGCTTTTCTGCCATCCAACCATTCTTAGAAGGTGACGTTCAAACCGGATTCTGGACCATCGGAGGTCCAATCATCTTTGGTTTAATTGCTTGGTTATTCTTAGTTCAAGCACATCATCGTCAAACTAGATAA
- a CDS encoding LysR family transcriptional regulator, translating to MQTKDLQYFMKLVEDKNYSKVATFFGVSQPTISYAIKRLEEGLDTKLVKNDPGHHALEITDSGWQFYQRAQVATHQLELAKLEIKEATSPKIKLGLPPILGTYFFPKFIKDLKQHQLLAKIDAQTTGSSEALGELLKGNINIALLGSTTPLSANDLELRLLGKFPFTIITPESDTRFKENRIAFKDAASSDFVTFEEGFVHNRVFSQLKQTVGVEPKIAFKTTEAEILKRIVAAGGGIALLTSLAVTKNDKLRELTLTDSFVPTFKVYIAFRKGYVLDSSEQAFINIMSDPHTGKEEV from the coding sequence ATGCAAACAAAAGATTTACAATACTTCATGAAATTGGTTGAAGATAAAAATTATTCAAAGGTTGCCACCTTTTTCGGCGTATCGCAACCAACGATTTCTTACGCAATTAAGCGTCTGGAAGAAGGCTTAGATACTAAATTAGTGAAGAATGATCCTGGCCACCATGCCCTTGAAATTACTGACTCTGGCTGGCAATTCTATCAGCGCGCCCAAGTTGCCACCCACCAACTAGAATTAGCAAAGCTTGAAATCAAGGAAGCCACGTCTCCCAAGATCAAGTTGGGACTGCCTCCAATTTTAGGAACCTATTTCTTCCCAAAATTCATAAAGGATTTAAAGCAGCATCAATTATTAGCAAAAATCGATGCTCAAACTACTGGTTCGTCCGAAGCCCTTGGGGAACTACTAAAAGGGAATATCAACATTGCCCTGCTAGGTTCAACCACCCCACTCAGTGCTAATGACTTAGAATTGCGACTACTCGGAAAATTTCCATTTACCATAATCACTCCTGAATCCGATACCCGCTTCAAAGAAAACCGGATTGCCTTTAAGGACGCTGCCAGTAGTGACTTCGTTACCTTTGAGGAAGGTTTTGTCCATAATCGTGTCTTTTCTCAACTTAAGCAAACGGTTGGTGTAGAGCCGAAAATTGCGTTTAAGACTACCGAAGCCGAAATCTTAAAGAGAATTGTTGCTGCCGGTGGCGGAATCGCTCTATTAACGAGCTTAGCCGTGACTAAAAATGATAAACTAAGGGAACTTACCCTAACGGATTCGTTCGTTCCCACTTTTAAAGTCTACATTGCGTTTAGAAAGGGATACGTTTTAGATTCGAGTGAGCAAGCATTCATCAATATCATGAGTGATCCCCATACCGGAAAGGAAGAAGTTTAA
- a CDS encoding amidase family protein — protein MTTLLRTHSATELTKMIRNGDVTPFELVNELLSTIDAENSRLNAVTSTWPEKARNWATSFTDQGQQFAGIPILLKGLGQGIKGEPDTGSSKLLKDAVAADTNNFVKQVIKAGFIPVGETNAPEFGFKNITDSKLYGDAHNPWNLDFQPGGSSGGAAAAVSDSWLPIATASDGGGSIRIPSSFSGVIGLKPTRGRVPAGPGEWRGWQGAAINFAISNNIQDIASTLNALSVVQMAAPFQVPLPPTPFDRISNLSKDIKIAFSTKSPVGTPVSETAITAVKDAVVFLESLGFKVEERDAPVDGTKLMQSYYQMNAGETATMFASMGLSDQTIKQNVETLSWALGYTGRGVSAVDYSSSLTFWDNVGAEMDAFNTEHDLYLTPATAHTAPKIAEQLVSEENFEKMLHIEDYDPNEQLNIIWDQWLPSLTLSPFTQLANISGQPGISLPTHISDNGMPLGIQFMARKGREDLLLAVGKLFEDNDKFTLLRDPK, from the coding sequence ATGACTACTTTGCTTAGAACCCATTCCGCAACAGAATTAACGAAAATGATTAGAAATGGCGATGTTACACCGTTTGAACTAGTAAATGAATTGTTATCAACGATTGATGCAGAAAATTCCCGATTAAATGCCGTCACATCAACTTGGCCGGAAAAAGCTCGTAACTGGGCAACTTCTTTTACCGATCAAGGCCAGCAATTTGCCGGCATCCCAATCCTTTTAAAAGGTCTTGGACAAGGAATCAAAGGTGAACCCGATACTGGAAGCTCTAAGTTGCTTAAAGACGCAGTAGCGGCAGATACTAACAATTTTGTTAAGCAAGTGATTAAAGCTGGGTTTATCCCAGTCGGCGAAACCAACGCCCCTGAATTTGGTTTTAAAAATATCACCGACTCAAAACTTTATGGTGATGCCCATAACCCGTGGAACCTTGATTTTCAGCCAGGTGGATCCTCCGGAGGGGCTGCTGCAGCTGTTAGCGATTCGTGGCTGCCAATTGCAACTGCTTCCGATGGTGGCGGATCGATTAGAATTCCGTCATCATTTTCTGGAGTGATTGGTCTCAAGCCTACGCGTGGGAGAGTCCCTGCTGGGCCAGGAGAATGGCGTGGCTGGCAAGGAGCTGCAATCAACTTTGCCATTTCAAACAATATTCAAGACATAGCGTCAACACTGAATGCACTGAGTGTCGTTCAGATGGCTGCCCCATTCCAGGTTCCATTGCCACCAACCCCATTTGATAGAATCTCTAACCTATCCAAAGATATCAAAATTGCATTTTCAACCAAATCTCCCGTTGGAACCCCGGTCTCTGAAACCGCAATTACTGCCGTAAAGGACGCAGTTGTTTTCTTGGAATCACTTGGGTTCAAGGTTGAAGAACGTGATGCACCGGTCGACGGAACCAAGTTAATGCAAAGCTATTACCAGATGAATGCTGGAGAGACGGCAACCATGTTTGCATCGATGGGACTATCTGATCAAACAATTAAGCAAAATGTAGAAACCCTTAGTTGGGCACTGGGCTACACTGGTCGTGGTGTATCCGCAGTCGATTACAGTAGTTCCCTTACCTTTTGGGATAATGTTGGTGCCGAAATGGACGCCTTCAACACAGAGCATGACCTGTACCTAACTCCTGCCACTGCGCACACCGCTCCTAAAATCGCCGAGCAATTAGTTAGTGAAGAGAATTTTGAAAAGATGCTGCATATTGAGGACTACGATCCAAATGAACAGCTTAATATCATTTGGGATCAGTGGTTACCATCCCTAACTCTTTCACCATTCACCCAGTTGGCAAATATCAGTGGCCAACCCGGTATTAGCCTGCCAACTCATATCAGCGATAATGGAATGCCACTTGGAATCCAATTTATGGCTAGAAAAGGTCGCGAAGATCTTTTGTTAGCTGTTGGAAAATTATTCGAAGATAACGATAAGTTCACACTCTTGCGAGACCCAAAATAA
- a CDS encoding universal stress protein has protein sequence MALSGYKNILVPVDGSAVTQNILDRGIEVAKEAGAHLDILNVLEVNQFNQTYGSAVSGDVVFKLTENTEDKLKQMKDKAEAAGVSDVDIHIRFGNPKPIIAREFPKDHNTDLVIIGSTGLSAVERLIIGSVTSFVVRTATCDVLIVRPEKQAKK, from the coding sequence ATGGCATTAAGTGGATACAAAAACATTTTAGTACCAGTTGACGGTTCTGCCGTTACTCAAAACATTCTCGATCGAGGAATTGAAGTTGCTAAGGAAGCAGGGGCACACCTTGATATCCTCAATGTCTTGGAAGTTAATCAATTCAACCAAACATATGGTTCAGCCGTAAGTGGCGACGTTGTTTTCAAATTAACTGAAAATACTGAAGACAAGCTTAAGCAAATGAAAGATAAGGCAGAGGCTGCAGGTGTTAGCGATGTTGATATTCACATTCGATTTGGTAATCCAAAGCCAATCATCGCTCGCGAATTTCCTAAAGATCACAATACTGACTTAGTAATCATTGGTTCAACTGGTTTAAGCGCCGTTGAAAGATTGATTATTGGTTCTGTTACTAGCTTTGTTGTCAGAACTGCAACTTGTGACGTGCTAATTGTTCGTCCAGAAAAGCAAGCTAAAAAGTAA
- a CDS encoding aspartate/glutamate racemase family protein — protein sequence MKKIGLVGGMGPESTLDYYKQITRKYEQKKPRSFPPLVMDSLDVFEILKDEENGERDLLVQKLNHSVQNLQAAGADFAVLTANTPHIVFDELQNVSSLPLISILDSTARAIQASKQKRVLLLGTGVTMTKSFFVDKLREYSIEVVVPNAAEIERISSIIADELELGIVNPDSKQYLIAVIENYRSSGVQGVILGCTELPLAISASDVSVKVYDTVKIHVDEILKYAMGE from the coding sequence ATGAAGAAAATTGGGTTGGTTGGTGGTATGGGACCTGAATCCACACTGGATTACTACAAGCAAATCACCAGAAAATACGAACAGAAAAAACCACGCAGCTTCCCGCCTTTGGTGATGGATAGTTTGGATGTTTTTGAAATTTTGAAAGACGAAGAGAACGGTGAACGAGATTTACTAGTTCAAAAGCTTAATCATAGCGTTCAGAATCTACAAGCTGCGGGAGCCGATTTTGCTGTGCTTACAGCTAACACACCACACATCGTGTTTGATGAACTACAAAATGTCTCATCTCTACCCCTGATCAGCATTTTGGACAGTACCGCTCGAGCAATTCAAGCAAGTAAGCAGAAGCGAGTGTTGCTACTTGGAACGGGAGTGACAATGACGAAGTCGTTCTTTGTGGACAAATTAAGGGAGTACTCAATTGAGGTAGTCGTGCCTAATGCGGCAGAAATAGAACGAATCAGCTCAATTATCGCTGATGAATTGGAACTTGGAATCGTTAATCCTGATAGTAAGCAATATCTGATAGCTGTAATTGAAAACTATCGAAGCAGTGGAGTTCAAGGAGTGATTCTGGGTTGTACTGAGTTACCATTAGCAATTAGTGCGAGTGATGTGTCTGTTAAAGTATATGATACCGTCAAGATTCACGTTGATGAGATACTAAAGTATGCGATGGGCGAGTAG